The Cyclobacterium amurskyense genome contains the following window.
ATAGCATCTGCTGCCTTGACAGCATTGGCATTGTTTGCTGCCTACGTAGGTATATCAGGAATCTCTACCATAGACATTTACAAAGCAGATGTGCTTTCAGGCTTATTTGTAGGAGCAATGATTCCTTTTATCTTTTCTGCTCTTGCGATTGCAGCAGTAGGAAGAGCAGCCATGGACATGGTCAATGAGGTAAGAAGGCAATTCAAAGAAATTCCAGGAATCATGGAATTCAAAACTAAGCCAGATTATGAGAAATGTGTTGAAATATCTACCAAAGCTTCCATAAGAGAAATGGTAGCTCCAGGGGCAATAGCCCTGCTTTCCCCAATAGTTGTAGGTTTTCTTTTTGGACACGAAGTACTTGGTGGTATGTTGGCAGGTGTGACTGTTTCCGGTGTTTTGATGGGGATTTTCCAAAACAATGCTGGTGGCGCCTGGGACAATGCTAAAAAGTCATTCGAAAAAGGCGTTGAGATTGATGGTGAAATGTATTATAAAGGGTCAGAACCTCACAAAGCTTCTGTTACAGGAGATACTGTAGGTGATCCATTTAAAGATACTTCAGGTCCATCAATGAATATTTTGATCAAATTGACCTCAATCGTTTCAATTGTGATTGCACCTTATATTCCTTTAGATAGTCCTTTAGGTTTAGCAGATAATGTGAATTCTGAAACTGAAAAAGTAGCACAGGTGACTCCTGAAAAGGCTTCAACAATAGAAGTACTAAAAATAGATTGAAAATTTTAACTTTTTCACAAAAGGCCTCTGAATTTAAATTTAGAGGCCTTTTTATTTAACCCGGATTAGATTATGTAATAGGATTTCTCCGTCCTGACAATAGTCAGGGGTGAAGCCTGTCCCGTGATTACGGGAAGTGTTGCAATCGCAAGAAAATCAGGCTGTTTGGATATTTTAGCATAGCACCGCTATGGTGAAATTGAAAACAGCAACGAAGTGGCTGATTTTGAAGCGATTTCAGCACGTAATAGTTTGTCTATTGCATATTTCGGGTTTAAGAAAAAGGATGATTTTTATCTTTTAGATTCAAGAACTTTTTAGGATCTTTGAATAAATAAAGTATCTTTGATTGGCAGGATATCACTTTATTTTTCAATGTCCCAATCAAGACTTAACAGTTCTATGCAGAAGTACATTTTGTTTTTATTTTTTGGTGTTTTCTTAGGCACTTTTTATGGTTGTGTCCCTAACCAAAAAATAATATACCTTCAAAACAAAGAGGGTTTAGAAAACCTTTCCGATGGAAAGGTGATCAACTATGAAATTCCGGATTATCGTTTGCAATACAACGATATAATCGACGTAAATATAAAAACTGTCGAAGACCTTTTACGGGATGGGTTCAATGTTTTGGGTGAGCAAACTACTCAAAATTCAATGGTTGGACAAGTTGCGCAGAGTGGAGGAGATATTTACTATATGAATGGCTACAATGTAGACAAGGAGGGATTTGTCAGACTCCCCATGATTGGAAAGGTGAGTGTAATTGACAAGACCATAGAAGAGGCCAGGCTAGTTATTGAAGAAAAGGTAAAGGCTTTTGTGAAAACAGAATTGTATGTGAAAGTGAAGCTTGGGGGCATCAGGTACAGTGCCTTGGGAGAATTCAGAAAACCTGGAAAATTTGT
Protein-coding sequences here:
- a CDS encoding polysaccharide biosynthesis/export family protein; the protein is MQKYILFLFFGVFLGTFYGCVPNQKIIYLQNKEGLENLSDGKVINYEIPDYRLQYNDIIDVNIKTVEDLLRDGFNVLGEQTTQNSMVGQVAQSGGDIYYMNGYNVDKEGFVRLPMIGKVSVIDKTIEEARLVIEEKVKAFVKTELYVKVKLGGIRYSALGEFRKPGKFVVLQDRMTIFEAIAHAGDLTTVAKRDNLILIRQNPEGTEIHTIDLTDRKIVQSPYYFIQPNDQLYAEPMKVRELGSGENATQSLALIVSSISAVALILNIAIR